GAGGAGGCTTCCAGGAGCGAAGCTTCAGCCTGCTGGCCTGGAGGAAATATAGATGCCAGCGCATGCCGTGGAGCTCTCAGTTCGCCCGCTGATGAGCTTACGACGGCTGCGATGGTGTGCCCGCCTCACGGTTCGCCCGAGAGCAAAAATCAGATGCGGaaacggcggaggcaggaaaGACACGAACAGAGGAAGCAGTTGTggaaggaaaagaagaaggaactGAGAGCAAACAAAAGGGTACAGCGTCCTAcaagcggcgccagcgaagaggcggcgctcaTCGACAGTTCAAGACTCGTGACGTCGCGGGACGAATGTTGCTCAGCGAATTGTGGAGATGCCCGCGGTCACGGCAGAGAGGCATCGTCAGTTGCGTCGCATTCTACCTGCCACGGGGACCCGTGCGTGGATCAGACCGCACAGCGACGAGCTCCGCGTCCCTTGCTGTGCAACCTCGCAGGAGTTCAATCGCCAGGGAGCgacggctgctgctgctcagaCAGTCCCAGCAAGTGTGCTTCTTCGATGCCGCACGCCTCTAAAGCCGGTCCCTCCAcgccccctgcggcgcattcaggggctggcgagcgcgactCGTCGCGTGCGACGAGTCTTTTTTTGAAGTCGACAGCAGGCTCACGGTGTACCCGCTGTCGTGCGTGTCGGCGAGGATCTGTGGGAATCGTTATCGACTGCGATTTCGAGGACTTCCAGACCGAGCGGGAGATCATGAGTCTCTCGCAGCAGCTCATGTACTCGTACGGTGCCGCCAGGCGGCACAATAAGACAGTACAATGTCTGCTAGACAGCGGCGAAGCCGCTGGACTCTGTTCATGCGAAGCGCCCAAAGGCAATGGGACGCGGGAATCCGACGCGGGAAGAGACcaggctgctgctgaagagCAGAATCCGCTGTCCGACGCACCCGACCACGACGACGGGgttggcgccgctgcagcctgtGAGCCGCTcagggcggaggcagctCAAGGAGCGCACATGCCGAGCTCGGGTCAGGCGGACGATGAACGACAGGGACGTGAAAAAACTGCTCAGTTGCTTaacggcgcagcgccagcgtcgcCACGCGAAGACGCTGCATCCACAGAAGTCGGTGAGGCTGCCAGATCAGCCAGGGAGGCAgcacaggcgccgctgccgcgggaacgtagcgcgtctgccgctgccgaTGCTGCGGGTGCAAGCGAGGATGGGCCTGGCGTCTGTCAGTTTTGCGGCCGGCGGAAAAAAGTGCCGCCTGTTGGATTTGCCGTAACGGGCGTCGGCCCGCAGTTAGCGCACCACCTCAGCAACTTCCAGGGCTTTGAGCGCTGGCAGTGCGAGGCCTATACGCAGCCGTTCAATGAGCTGTACGCGCCGCAAGGCGCCggggtcggcgccgccgtcaggGGTTCCGCAGCGAGCGGGAGCGAAGGGCGTGAGACGAAGGCCGAAGCCTCGCACGCAgggcagacagaggaggcaggAAACCCTGGATCGAAATGCCTGCGAGAGCCGAATATTGTCTATTTGagtggagacgcagaggacctGCTCGAGGACATTCGCCCAGGCTGTCACTACGTTATCGGCGGCTTGGTCGACCGCAACCGCCACAAAGGGCTGACGGCTCGAAAAGGCAACCGAGAAAACATTCCCATCGCTCGCCTGCCTATCCGTGAATATTTGGGTAGAAAACTCGATGGCTGCGCCATTCTCACTGTCAACCAGGTAGGTGCTACTAGATACTCAAAAGATGGCAAACTTTTTGTGCGGCGTGCTGGCCCCCGCCGCTTTAGGTTCCGCGCCACACGTTGACGCCCAAGGGTGGATGCCCCTCGTCTGGTGCGAGCTGTGCAAAAGCCCCGTCTAAATTTCGTTTCCAGTGAGGCACCACGCATTCCtctcgtcgctgcagaggagagcaCAGTCACCCAGGCAGCAATCATCCACTGACCGCGTGTTTTCAGTTCTTTGCACGGCATCCCTCCTACCCCAGGCCTTGCTCGCTAAGCAATCTCTTGACTTCACGCGTGGGCAAACGTGTAGCCCTGCTATGTCGTGCATATCTGTGCGAGCAGTAGGCAGACGgtgaccccccccccccccgccccgtaATGAGGTTCCTGCGCGTGTCTTGCGCGTGCTTTCGTTTCAGGTAGTTGACATTCTTCTGGGGTATTTGGCCACTCGCGACTGGCACGCAGCACTCGTCAGGGCATTCCCTGCGCGAAAAGGGAGATCAGACTTTTGATGGGGGCGTCCTGCGCCGTATGCGGCGCAACGCAGTTTACGATGTGGCGCGACCGCCTGTCGCTATGAAAAGAAGCTCGTGTCTGTGTGGTGctcagcgacgcgcgaggtATGTGGCTCTGTGAAGCCCGTTCTACGGGCATCCACAAACCTTAAAAGAAACCGCCGAACGTCACAACCGATTGTCACAGCCGACTGCGACAAGTATGGCGCCCAATTGTGTTGGGCGGTGAGCGGGCTGATGTGCAAACGCCAGAGTTGCTCCAATCGGCCGCACGAAAGCGTACAATACAGAATCCCCTTACTCTCGTGGAGCATGCCGGATATCCAGCTCGCATTCAGCCTCTTCACTCCGGGGTGCCTTATAAAAAGGGGGTTGCTACCCGCCATTCGCACTCGCATCAGTTTGCTGAGCTCACGTGGCGAGCGGGCAACACAGTGGCACGCCGGGTATGAGACACCAGCAGCACGGTGTCGCGAACCCCAAAAAAGTCGAGCTGAGGCTGTCTCGAACCAAACGCACGAAACTCGAAAGCAGcttcctcccccctctcttGAGAAGGTGCGCGGTAAAAGGCCGCCACGTTTGGATAACGAAGTACGGAAAACGGTGTCCTGACGCCCTTGGTTTTCTCGGTGTTAAGAAAGCATCAcgcaggaagacgcggcaCAAAACGCACTAAAAAAGACTCGTCACATGCAAAGCATTTTCACGCTCAGCAAAGGTCTACAAGAGAAAAAGCACACATGGCGTCTAGTTCTTCAgggctcgccttccgccacTCAATGCAGCTCTCACGGCttcggcagcaggcgcttcaAACCCATCAGCCTGCAAACAAAATAGCGACAGAGCGGACAGCCTAACAGAAGAAAAGTGAGACAGACAGAAGCCACCGCAGAGCAGGAGTAGGCGCTCAAGCGGGAGCAATACAGTTTACCCGACCAGGAATCGCCTTCGTTCCTGCTACTCGCaggctgcagctcctcccCAACACGCATCCACGAGCGGCTCTCCAGCAGTCCAAGGAAGATTCACACCCCTccgagcgcatgcgcagctcaGTGCCCcgtgcggcgcccgcgagactCACCATGCCTTGTTACCAGCGGCCCATTCGGTCGAGGAGAGCTCCGCGTGGACTTTCTGCGCCTGAACGTACTGCTGCTGCTCAAGGAGTTCgcacagctgcagcagccgctgacCACCTGAGGCGCTcagctcgccggcgcgcatcTGCACACACCCCACAGCACACCGCAGGTGGGGCATCGGGATCGTCAatcgcgcgcgagacaggcgcTCTCCAGCGCATGCCAGTCACAGCGCCACGCAGGTCTCGCGCGCGATCTGCGGCAGCAGGAACGGCGACAACTGACACGCGCGAGCATgcacagaggaagaagcgcgactCTTTTGGGGCGCTTTACCGTGCAGCGAACGGCAACCCTGCTGGGAGCGAAAGGCTGTGTTGGGCCCAAAAACAGACTCCTCGTCAGTCTTTGGATCCCCGCCATTTCCCGCGCGGCACGCGGCACTATGGCACGGGCTGACAGCCAGAGTCGGCAGcagggcgcctgcagagggaagcagagaagcgTCCCCCGTCGCTGCTAAGACAggcgggcgcctgcctctcccccTCACGCCCGTCAAGACCGCGAAAGCCTAGTCGCCCCGCCCCACCTTGCTAAAGAGCTCTTCCATCTTCTGGCTCAAGTCGttggctgcagcgcctgtctGGAGTTGTAAAAGCTGAGAAATGACGCGCTGGATGTACGCCTGAAAAGCGAAGGAAATGCCCGCTCATCCACATGCATACCCACCGTTACACTACACGGGAGAGCTGTCGGCCTGTGGGCAACCAGTCCCACATTAGGGCCTAGCAGACCGCCACAGCACAttcgcgagagcgacgcgcagcctgcTAGGCGGCAAATGCAAACCAAGGTCCCCctggcctctctctgcacctGGACCTCTGCTCGGCCTTCTttctcccgcctccgcgccgactTTTTTCTCTCGTACATTGCGTCTCAGCAGGAAGCCCCGAGCAAGActcttcgcctgcggacaGTTAGTATACATAGATCCGTGATTATACTACTTAATCAAGGCAACGAACTTTACACAGGTCAGCCCTGTTCTGCGGACCTGCTTCTCAGCCGGCATGGGCGGAGAGGGCGTCCCCGCGCCGTCGGGTTTCTCCGTGGCCTTGTGGATGTTCACGTTGGCCGCGTAGGTGCTTTTTGTCGCTCGCGAGTTCTGGCGCGCCACGacaagcagagaggcgaacaGAAAATCGGCGGGGGCTTGACTCGGGGCACTTCCGACCAGAAGAACCACGACCTCCAGACGTGTGTTGGTGTCGACAACTCTCTCGTGACTCGCATGCACAGAGGCAGTGCAAGCAGGAACACAACACGAATGAATCCGCCACCCGCTCCGGCGCTTTTGAGATTCCTCCCTTCCCTATCGGCTGCTTGCGCAGTCTCTCTTGTCTTCTGCAGGAGTCTCACCAGTTGTGCAGACGTCGGAATGGGCCAGGGGACCGGCATGCCGGGCTTGATGGGCTGGGCGCCGACCGTCGGCGCGGAGTACGCAGCCACCGGCTTCTCTTCagcttgctgctgctgcagggtAGGGACACCGCCCGCGCCCACGCCTCCCACGGGTGGGGACGGCTGGtagggcgacggcggctgaACCCCGGGCATGCCCAGGGATCCCTGGGAGCCTGTCGGGTCTTCAGCCCCGCAAGGAGTCGCCCCGCCCTGCGAAGGCATCCTGCCGGGCTgcacgcccgccgcagagggcggaaaCGCTCCGCGAGGGGGTCCTTGCGGGAGCGTCATTTggtgaggaggcggcgacgcggacgcggcagacgccgggTGCATGCGGGCGAGGGCCGCGCCGGTGGAAGGCGCGGGGGCCCCTGCGCCCAAGGGAGACACCCCGTGCGCCGATGGCATGGGGCCCTGCGGGGGggtcgggcgcgccgcggacggcgtgGGGGCCGGGGTCTGCGCGGGCGGGGGGTACGCTCCCTGGGGCGGGtacgagggcgagggcgacgcagccccTGCTGGCGGGGCTTGAGACGGATAGCCGCCGGAAAggaaaggcgaaggagacggcgaagccgccGGAGGCTTCGGCGTGGACAGCGCGGGGGCAAGAGACAAAGGCGGTGACAGCGGAGACCCaaacgccgacgacggcggggcCACCTGCCCCGCAGGAGGCAGCGGGGGCTGCGCCGCACCGCCGTAGCCTGAACCAACGAGAAGGCAGTCGCACAGGCCAACACACGTCTCAGAGCCTTACATACAGCTACAAACTTTTTCCTACCGAACGACACGACTAACAGCCATTTCGCCTCAAACGCACACCGCTTTTTCACCCGAGCCTGTGTGTTTAGGGCCCTACCGTTCATCTGCCGGAAAGGGGCGCTGGGAGGCGAGGGGCCGACCCCGCctggcggaaggcgctgcgcgtctccagTCGGCGGTATGGCGCCTCCGTCGAAGCCATGTGAAGGCGCCTGAGGTCCCAGGCCTGCGCCACATGCAAAAACGAGGCAGGTTTTTTGCATGGAaaacgacgcggaagaaaagcGGATGTGGCTAGCGCCGCACAGCAGTGGAAACTACAACGTGATCTACGCacgcagaaaaaggagacTCGCAGGCGAACGTGAGAAAGGCGATGGCGCCGACGCACACCAACGAATTTCAGCACACGATGCGTGATACCTGCGAAGTGCGCGGCCTCAAAAATTGACAGGCATCCGCAAAGTCCGCGCCTCCACACGGGGCGCGACGCACGATCGGGTGGCGGGCAGCACAACTGGGAAGCAGACAAAACCCTTGGGTACCGAGCCACGGACAGCGCGAGAGTTTCTATATACAGTGAATCGAGTGAAAAGGCGCAGGGCAACGGACACAACAAGAATGCTGCGTGATCCAGAGAAACCTGTCGCCTGGGCTGTCGTTCGGCGCAGAAATCGCACGGATGGAAACGAAATGCACCGAGAACGGTTTCTGCGGCGTTCTGTAGCTACAAAGGCACACATCATGCCAGCCCCGCTACcgggctgctgcgccagagGGAGGAAAGTGAGCGGCCGCGCTCCCACGCGGACGGGGGCACAAGCAAGCGAGACCGTTCTGCCGATCTGCTCACTCGGCGCCAGCTCGCGCTCTTTACGGAAAGCACAAAatcgagagagagatgaaCAGTCTCGCCTACCTTTTTGCTGGAAAGCAGAGAAGCGACTGCTGGACGAGCTGGGCGGGCAGCCGGCACCGGGAACCGGGCCCCTCTGTCCCTGTGGCGCCACACACCACGGAGACCCCGcgacaaaaaaaaaactctccgctgcggcgcgcctccacgtgTGCTGGAAACGAGAAGAAGCCCTTCGCTACAGAGCGGGGATCGCGCTGCATGAACAGGCGGAGAAACCTAATACGCTCCCCGCAGAGGCATTCGCGAGGTCTGCAGGCTGCGTAAAAACGACGCTTACCGCCATcatcgccggcggcgcgaaccCCTCCGAGGCACCGAGGTTTCCCCGGTGCGAATgggaggcgccgaagcccCTGGGGCCTgcctgaggaggcgcacCACCAGGCATCTGCGGGCTGACGGCGGGCACGCCAGGTGcaggcggcttcgcggctgaGACcgcacccgcggcggcgccctcgaagggcgaaggaggcgggaAGAAACCGTGACGCTGCATCTGTTCAGGCTGCGAGTGGAAGAGCCggaacgcgagagaggcggcagccgcctgcggatCCTCGggggcagctgcgccggcggcgcccttgCGCTCGCCTTGGGCACCACGGGCGCCGACCCCACACGCGAAGACAAGGAGACGCATGGCGGGGACGGCAAGCGTCGCGTCggacgcgagggaggaggcgtaGGCGACGGCGATTTCCTCGAATTCGGCGCACGGCTGCTCGTAGCGCAGCGCAGCTCTCAAGATGAGCATGCGCTTCACGGTAGCGAGGAGGTAGTAGCCGAgccacgcgctgcggctcttgGTTTGCTTCccgtctgccgcagaggagacgtcTTTCTTCTCAAGGCGGAGCTGCAGGTCGTGTCTCCAGATTCGGCAAGCGCCCGCAAAGTCTCCGGCACAAAAGTAGCAGAACAAGGCACCGAAGACgttctcgccgtctgcgctcAAGCGGTCGCCCAGCTGGCGACAGAGACTGGCGAGTTGGCCCCCATCAGGCGCGTAACAGTAGAGGAGCGCTAGGGCGTCGCGCcaggtctccgcgccgcgcgtggcgggcgcggaggacgacacCGCCGCGATGAGCCCGGGGAAGTCCTCGAGAATCACGTAGCCAACGAGCTTCATGAACGGATCCTGCATCTTCTCAATGTAGGCCTGGCACGCCGAAGTCCACAGCGCCGccccctcggcgcccgccgcagccgccacgcTGGTCGTCGTCCCCCGCGCAGcctggccgccgccgcaccccgcgccggaggctgcCCCCGCCAGAAGgagcgcgtctgcttcgctccCGTaactctgcagcagctccacgGCGCCCTCCAGGCAGCCGCAcagcaggcaggcgcgcacgAGCGAGCCAACCTCGGAGCCTGTGAACAAAGCACACTCGGGACGCAACGATAAGGCCCCAAAAAGAGACGAGGGAgggccggggggggggggggggctacTGGTGGAACCGCAGGAGGTGGGACGAGACTGCACGTGAAGGATATATAGAAAAAGAGGccaagagaggaaggcgctcGGACAGGATAGCTGATGCGCGGACATGGAACGCGGCGAGAGGTGCTGTCGAGTGCTTTCTCCTCGTTTACAGAAAAGTAAGCACGCAGGCGACATCAGCGCGGCCTCTGTGTCCGCAGCACGCTCTCCCAGCGCCGGCTGCGGAAGCGCGCCTTACTCCAATCGATGGGGCCGGTGTGCGAGGATCCCAGGCGGTAAgccggcggcgtcgggctcggcgccttccCTTGTTCGTCCTCCGAAGGTtttggcgcctccgccgcctccgccgcggggggcTGGCCAGCAGAGAGCTGTCCCTCGCTTGCCCCCTCTCCACTCTCGCTGTTCGGCTCAACCGCCTGATGCggtctcttctcctcttcgctggaCGAGCCGAGCTGCGAGAAAAACTCTGACAACAAGAGAACGCAAGACAGACGCCATAACGCTTCCTGATCCTCTGAAAAAGCTGCGGTTGGCGGCCTGACACGCTCGCCAGAGAGCGCGACCCACGCAACGAAAGCTCCTGAGGAGGGCACACACAGACGAGCGGCGTGCACGACAAGAAAGCTTCTCCGGTCTCTAGCAGGGAGCTGCCCGGAGTCTGGCTCTTTACGCGAGAAAATTCTCTGCAGTCTCTCCTCCCTAAAGGCTTGGCGGTACTCATTCACGCCGCACACTTCCCGTCCTTACTCTCTGGGTCGACTTCCTCCTGGTGGAAGGCGGGGGGCTGCGGGCCGACGCCGTTGACCTGAGGAGCTCCGAAGAACGCCGTGCCGGCGTTGAGCTGGGCGGGCATGCTGGCGCCGACAGGAGGCGCCTGTCCGCTGTACGCCGCATTCAGTCCGCCGACTGGTGGGCGCGGTAGCCCGTCAGGCGCGCCGGGCTGCGGCGAATATACGCCTGGCTGCCTCGTGAACGCGTtagacggcgaggcgccgggttgggcgagcggcgcacaCGAGGGCGCTGGGGGGGGGCAGTCCCCCCCGGCTGTGCGTACGATGCCGCGTGCATTCCTTGAGGCGGCTGCTCGTActgcgcggcttcctgtCTTTTCTTCAGAGTCGACGGCAGAGGGCGGCCCAGGAAAGCttccacgcgcgccgccacctccGACTTCGGCATCGTGAACGCCTCCAccagcgcagacgagcgcggctgcgagagcGAAAACAGAAACCACAGCGCGCCCAGAAAGATGTACGCCCGACGCCGGGCACGGAGAAAGCCTGGGAAGTCCGTCGATCGAGCGGACGACAAGAATCGCGGCAGAGAATCGGCAGAGCGAATCCAGGCAAGCCGGTGCGCCACAAAGTCCACTGCGAGTTACAGAGAA
Above is a window of Besnoitia besnoiti strain Bb-Ger1 chromosome Unknown contig00007, whole genome shotgun sequence DNA encoding:
- a CDS encoding tRNA (guanine(9)-N(1))-methyltransferase (encoded by transcript BESB_072860); translated protein: MAEDLSSVATNSEEFPAEARGGNRSPAAARAPESPSNEEASRSEASACWPGGNIDASACRGALSSPADELTTAAMVCPPHGSPESKNQMRKRRRQERHEQRKQLWKEKKKELRANKRVQRPTSGASEEAALIDSSRLVTSRDECCSANCGDARGHGREASSVASHSTCHGDPCVDQTAQRRAPRPLLCNLAGVQSPGSDGCCCSDSPSKCASSMPHASKAGPSTPPAAHSGAGERDSSRATSLFLKSTAGSRCTRCRACRRGSVGIVIDCDFEDFQTEREIMSLSQQLMYSYGAARRHNKTVQCLLDSGEAAGLCSCEAPKGNGTRESDAGRDQAAAEEQNPLSDAPDHDDGVGAAAACEPLRAEAAQGAHMPSSGQADDERQGREKTAQLLNGAAPASPREDAASTEVGEAARSAREAAQAPLPRERSASAAADAAGASEDGPGVCQFCGRRKKVPPVGFAVTGVGPQLAHHLSNFQGFERWQCEAYTQPFNELYAPQGAGVGAAVRGSAASGSEGRETKAEASHAGQTEEAGNPGSKCLREPNIVYLSGDAEDLLEDIRPGCHYVIGGLVDRNRHKGLTARKGNRENIPIARLPIREYLGRKLDGCAILTVNQVVDILLGYLATRDWHAALVRAFPARKGRSDF
- a CDS encoding WD domain, G-beta repeat-containing protein (encoded by transcript BESB_072870), whose translation is MSLKEVCRSACIAWGPPSGGSAHAKWMAASDDTSSGPSSHQLYLALGTMGLDPHLELAAVDFASSSSALPVVASVSAASPFQCIAWDSSGQNKAAGGEQGSGASVGDRVFGLIAGGMADGDVTLWDAEVILRAGASSGAESSSFGNGASTNGAAAGGSAGLLASVSVHRNQRVHCIHFNPSRPSLLAAGGSSGSVSILDVENVYDVAVYEPGGEQQGVNSGSSGDECTSLAWNRVVPHVLATSFGSGSTSVWDLKQRKTAISFCDPTHRQCRPSSIVWLPNQATQLLLAYDDDRHPVLQLWDLRNSSYPLRETASDGVYGHTRGIVHAALNPMDSRMLLTSGRDNRIVCWWLEEDAFHTQGHASQGGASSGFGVYMQQQTQQPYVQLQWAPSSTPGVFAAAAPIRVCIKGLGSGGFGGFGEEIAFFGPNSTSVVCAALGAPPPSVASTSGSEGDAVGPSDEERDLRARQEEWKAEENAFQQEALALDAHLQRGDWQQACEEELQRLGVDPTAPPGDAPGTDPEKRMNEKVWKLLARLFQQPRSSALVEAFTMPKSEVAARVEAFLGRPLPSTLKKRQEAAHGQAPPVGASMPAQLNAGTAFFGAPQVNGVGPQPPAFHQEEVDPEKFFSQLGSSSEEEKRPHQAVEPNSESGEGASEGQLSAGQPPAAEAAEAPKPSEDEQGKAPSPTPPAYRLGSSHTGPIDWSSEVGSLVRACLLCGCLEGAVELLQSYGSEADALLLAGAASGAGCGGGQAARGTTTSVAAAAGAEGAALWTSACQAYIEKMQDPFMKLVGYVILEDFPGLIAAVSSSAPATRGAETWRDALALLYCYAPDGGQLASLCRQLGDRLSADGENVFGALFCYFCAGDFAGACRIWRHDLQLRLEKKDVSSAADGKQTKSRSAWLGYYLLATVKRMLILRAALRYEQPCAEFEEIAVAYASSLASDATLAVPAMRLLVFACGVGARGAQGERKGAAGAAAPEDPQAAAASLAFRLFHSQPEQMQRHGFFPPPSPFEGAAAGAVSAAKPPAPGVPAVSPQMPGGAPPQAGPRGFGASHSHRGNLGASEGFAPPAMMAGQRGPVPGAGCPPSSSSSRFSAFQQKGLGPQAPSHGFDGGAIPPTGDAQRLPPGGVGPSPPSAPFRQMNGYGGAAQPPLPPAGQVAPPSSAFGSPLSPPLSLAPALSTPKPPAASPSPSPFLSGGYPSQAPPAGAASPSPSYPPQGAYPPPAQTPAPTPSAARPTPPQGPMPSAHGVSPLGAGAPAPSTGAALARMHPASAASASPPPHQMTLPQGPPRGAFPPSAAGVQPGRMPSQGGATPCGAEDPTGSQGSLGMPGVQPPSPYQPSPPVGGVGAGGVPTLQQQQAEEKPVAAYSAPTVGAQPIKPGMPVPWPIPTSAQLNSRATKSTYAANVNIHKATEKPDGAGTPSPPMPAEKQAYIQRVISQLLQLQTGAAANDLSQKMEELFSKMRAGELSASGGQRLLQLCELLEQQQYVQAQKVHAELSSTEWAAGNKAWLMGLKRLLPKP